Genomic window (bacterium):
CAAATGGGCTATGAGATACTGGAGGCTATCGATTTTCCTTGGCCAATATCCGAGATAGTTTTGCAGCATCATGAAAGACTAGATGGTTCAGGTTATCCCAATACTTTAAAGGGCAAGGATATCCTACTTGAGGCAAAGATAATCGCAGTTGCAGATGTTATTGAGGCTATGTCTTCACATAGGCCATATAGACCGGCTCCGGGAATCGAGGCCGCTCTCTATGAGATACAAAAGAACCGAGGGAGACTATACGAGCCAAAAATTGTAGATATATGCGTTGAACTGTTTCAAAAAGATAGCTTTTCATTATAGGAGTTCTTATGTGTGCGCGATCCGAAAATAGAGGTTTTGAAGATAACAAAAAACCTACAATTGTTGTGGTGGAGGACGATCTAAGTTTGAATAAGCTTCTTCAGAGGATAATAGCCCGTTCTGGTTATAAAGTCACAGGTGCAGACACTGGCCAAAAAGGTATCGATATAATTCTCGCTTCGCGAGATGTATTCCTAATTTTGGATTATTATCTTCCTGACATGAAAGGAGATCGATTTGTGAAAATACTCAGTGAAAAATCCTTTAAAATTCCATTTCTAGTTTTAACTGGTCAGGGTGATGAACAAACAGCAGTCGAAATGATGAAGGCTGGAGCAATGGATTATGTCATGAAAACTCCTGACCTTATCGATTTTTTGCCCGAGATACTCGATAGAGCTATCGAAAAAGTAGAGACAGAAAAAAAACTAGCCTATACTGAAGAAGAACTTCGCACCTTTAATAAAGAACTCGAAGGTAAGGTTAGGCTCCGAACGGCAGAGTTATCCAATGCAAATGCCAGGCTAAAGGAAGAAATTACTACCCGCCAGCAGGTAGAAGAAAAACTCAGACAGACTATGTCTGATCTGGAGATATCCAACCAAGAACTCGAACAATTCGCATATCAGGCATCACATGACCTTAAAGAGCCGATACGAAAAGTCTATGCCTTCGCTAAACTACTAAAGTCTTCTTTTAATGGGACTCTCACCGAGGACCAAATCGAAAACTTT
Coding sequences:
- a CDS encoding HD domain-containing protein, with amino-acid sequence QMGYEILEAIDFPWPISEIVLQHHERLDGSGYPNTLKGKDILLEAKIIAVADVIEAMSSHRPYRPAPGIEAALYEIQKNRGRLYEPKIVDICVELFQKDSFSL
- a CDS encoding response regulator, which translates into the protein MCARSENRGFEDNKKPTIVVVEDDLSLNKLLQRIIARSGYKVTGADTGQKGIDIILASRDVFLILDYYLPDMKGDRFVKILSEKSFKIPFLVLTGQGDEQTAVEMMKAGAMDYVMKTPDLIDFLPEILDRAIEKVETEKKLAYTEEELRTFNKELEGKVRLRTAELSNANARLKEEITTRQQVEEKLRQTMSDLEISNQELEQFAYQASHDLKEPIRKVYAFAKLLKSSFNGTLTEDQIENFTFMIDGAERMIKLIDGLLVYSRITSRSLPFHQTDLAEIIDNVIRFDISELIRETEGHLTIVGDLPSVSCDKIQMQELFQNLLSNALKFHRKNEAPRVQIYLSELDNCFEINIKDNGVGILNPSNDDIFTMFTRLNWREYKGNGIGLAVCKKIVARHGGEIGYRENPDGGSIFWFTLQKT